A region of the Leptospira venezuelensis genome:
TTCTGGTCAGTTTTGTTCAAGAGACGCATAACGATACGTTCTCCGAACTGACAAGGAATTGTAGAAACCCGGATGTCCACATCCTTCCCAGCAAGCCTCAGTTTGATCCTACCATCTTGAGGTAATCTGTTCTCCGCAATGTTCAAATTGGACATGATCTTAATACGAGAAGTAATCCCGGCGTGATAAGATTTAGGAGGGGTTAATACATTATGAAGAATACCATCTATCCTATATCGTACCACTAGGCTTTTTTCGTAAGGTTCTACGTGAATATCCGAAGCTCTTTCATTTACGGCCTGAGAAAGTATCACGTTCACCATCTTAATGATAGGAGCGTCGTCGGAAAGATCGATCGTTTCGTTATCGAAACCCTCTGCAAGTTCCGAAAAACTACCTTCCATTTCATTCAACATATCTTTCGCGGCGGCGGAAGTATTGTCGAACTGGGAGTGGATAAGCCTCATCACTTCCGGTTCTGGGGCGAGTATGAATTCTATTTTAAATTCTTTTAATGCAGTACGAACGTCGTCCATTGGGTGAAGATCCGTTGGATCAGAAACCGCAATCTTAACGTTCTTCTTATTTAGTTCAAAAGGAACTATTTTACTTTTTTGGATGAGTTTAAGAGGGATACGGTCGTAAACTTCTTCCATTCCCTTGAAATCCAGTTTTTCCCGGAATTCCATTTTATATAGTCGGGCCATCGCTTTGAGAACGTCAACTTCTCCAGCGATCCCTTTTTTCTGAAGAATATGCCCTAGGGGTAAATGATTCTTTTTTTGTAGTTTGAGAGAGTCTTCTAGATCCTTGGCGGATATGACCCCGTCTTCTACGAGAATATCACCTAGAGTTTTCACTGTTATTATTCTCCGCGTTCCTTGATGGTGGCTTCCTTGTTTAGGACCCTTTCCCTTTCAATTTCATATCTTTCTTGCTGTAACTTCTTCTTAACTGTCATCTTATCAGCAAGTTCACGATTATCCAAGATATGTGGAGTGATAAAAACCATCAAATTGGTCTTTTTTAATTGTTCGGTAGTTCTACGGAAGATCCAACCCAAATAAGGAATATCTCCAAGTAATGGGATCTTGATTAGACGCTTTTGTTTATCGTTAGAGATTAATCCACCGATTACTATCGTTTGTCTGTTATCTATAGTAATTGTAGTTTTCACTTCCCTCCTGTTGAAGGTAGGGTTTCCGCCTGCAAGTGCGATGGAGGCGATGTTTTTG
Encoded here:
- the gspE gene encoding type II secretion system ATPase GspE codes for the protein MKTLGDILVEDGVISAKDLEDSLKLQKKNHLPLGHILQKKGIAGEVDVLKAMARLYKMEFREKLDFKGMEEVYDRIPLKLIQKSKIVPFELNKKNVKIAVSDPTDLHPMDDVRTALKEFKIEFILAPEPEVMRLIHSQFDNTSAAAKDMLNEMEGSFSELAEGFDNETIDLSDDAPIIKMVNVILSQAVNERASDIHVEPYEKSLVVRYRIDGILHNVLTPPKSYHAGITSRIKIMSNLNIAENRLPQDGRIKLRLAGKDVDIRVSTIPCQFGERIVMRLLNKTDQKYSLETMGFYPDLVKTLRTLIYEPHGIILVTGPTGSGKSTTLYSALTELNTEERNIITCEDPVEYQIDGVSQMQMQEKIGLTFATGLRAILRQDPDVIMVGEIRDEETARIAIQASLTGHLVFSTLHTNDAASAATRLVDMGIEPYLITSTVLGFMAQRLVRTICKECKISYKPTPQELESIGISKKELKGGVLYKGKGCSHCMNTGFKGRTGVYELLIISTPIKNAILAGSDTNKINDIALENGFATMRDYGIRKVLDGITTPDEVLRVT